From Patescibacteria group bacterium, a single genomic window includes:
- a CDS encoding radical SAM protein, translating into MTQPELKAAETSRRNTLKETKPYVYEKIMKFEEKIKKGESIAMLQFQYDYTCNFRCEHCCITKLRRPAGDRAFTPADVKELARQADEMGLAQIVLTGGEPLVFPDFDEIIKAIDPQKFYIVSDSNGWFLDEAKAKHLKDIGVDKVQLSLDSLDSQAHDDFRKRPGAYQNALRAIEACQKVGLYIIVQTVVTKQRLKSEEFKDFLKFLNQKGVPVFVTYAKPVGDWEGNFEAMVDKDDMNYMRGLEKECDAFTHLTPSYGMDLGCIAVKRMISITKYGDVMPCPYMHVSLGNFFKEPLKDIIERGLNIKYFGQYYESCYMAEDKDFINKYIVPKVYGKPLPVSYNEVFNEEDYIKPEERKLYRD; encoded by the coding sequence ATGACTCAACCAGAATTAAAGGCAGCGGAAACCAGCCGGAGGAACACATTAAAAGAAACGAAACCGTATGTTTATGAAAAAATAATGAAGTTTGAAGAAAAGATCAAGAAAGGCGAAAGTATTGCCATGCTTCAGTTTCAGTATGATTACACCTGTAATTTTCGTTGTGAGCACTGTTGCATTACCAAACTGCGGCGTCCGGCCGGAGACCGGGCTTTTACCCCGGCTGATGTAAAAGAATTGGCCAGGCAAGCCGATGAGATGGGTTTGGCGCAGATTGTGCTTACCGGCGGCGAACCCCTGGTGTTTCCGGATTTTGATGAAATAATTAAAGCCATTGATCCGCAGAAATTTTATATTGTTTCCGATTCCAACGGCTGGTTTTTGGATGAAGCTAAAGCCAAACATTTAAAAGATATTGGCGTTGATAAAGTCCAGTTAAGTTTGGACAGTTTGGACAGCCAAGCCCATGATGATTTTAGAAAGAGACCGGGTGCGTACCAAAACGCCTTGCGGGCAATTGAGGCCTGCCAGAAAGTCGGGTTATATATTATTGTGCAAACCGTTGTTACCAAACAGCGCTTGAAGTCGGAAGAATTTAAAGATTTTTTAAAATTTTTAAATCAAAAAGGCGTGCCGGTTTTTGTCACCTATGCCAAACCGGTCGGGGATTGGGAAGGGAACTTTGAGGCCATGGTGGACAAAGACGATATGAATTATATGCGCGGGTTGGAAAAAGAGTGCGATGCTTTCACCCATTTAACCCCGTCATATGGCATGGATTTGGGCTGTATTGCCGTCAAGAGAATGATATCCATCACCAAATATGGCGACGTGATGCCCTGTCCGTATATGCATGTTTCCTTGGGGAATTTTTTCAAGGAACCGCTTAAAGACATTATTGAGAGAGGACTAAATATAAAATATTTTGGCCAGTATTATGAGTCCTGTTATATGGCCGAGGATAAAGATTTTATTAATAAATATATTGTCCCAAAGGTATATGGCAAGCCATTACCGGTGTCATATAATGAAGTGTTTAATGAGGAAGATTATATTAAGCCGGAAGAGCGCAAACTGTATCGCGACTAA